A genomic stretch from Plasmodium brasilianum strain Bolivian I chromosome 9, whole genome shotgun sequence includes:
- a CDS encoding prefoldin subunit 5, whose product MACDLEKIEDSEREKPNVVIQLNTLRLDELISLTLKLEEEWKLIKKNYAILEGAILTYDKCKNYVEQLNPSKYEAKNFNAFMNELERSDLIKLCKKDQNDDKSIIKDKEESNQKENIEHLDNLIEKIEINKKEEGKDKQKQPLDVHIPLTSLVYIPGKIMDTENFLVRMGTNYFVQRNSAQTIEYFNNKIKKLNVQIKKLKVTIIEKKNEIDLCKNYIQIKRQQQMNALNTNTLQATSRNVNT is encoded by the exons ATGGCGTGCGATTTAGAGAAAATTGAAGACAGTGAAAGAGAAAAACCAAACGTTGTGATTCAGTTAAATACATTGAGACTCGATGAACTAATATCGTTAACTTTAAAACTAGAGGAG GAGTGGaaactaataaaaaagaattatgcTATATTAGAAGGAGCTATATTAACGTACGATAAGTGCAAAAATTATGTAGAACAATTAAACCCATCTAAATACGAAGCCAAGAATTTTAATGCATTTATGAATGAGTTAGAACGTTCagatttaattaaattatgtaaaaaagatCAGAATGATGATAAAAGTATcataaaagataaagaagaatcaaatcaaaaagaaaacattGAACATTTGGATAATTTAATTGAAAAGattgaaattaataaaaaggaggAGGGAAAAGACAAACAGAAACAACCCCTAGATGTACACATACCCTTGACATCGTTGGTCTACATACCCG gaaaaatcATGGACACGGAAAACTTTCTCGTACGTATGGGCACAAATTATTTTGTCCAAAGGAATTCGGCACAAACcattgaatattttaataataaaattaaaaaattaaatgtacagataaaaaaattaaaagttaccataatagagaaaaaaaatgaaatagatTTATGTAAGAATTACATTCAAATTAAAAGACAACAACAAATGAATGCCTTAAATACAAACACGCTACAAGCCACTTCACGTAATGTTAACacgtga
- a CDS encoding multiprotein-bridging factor 1 encodes MDHQDLKPVIWHKTEKKPKPKNIQEARKLGIDVEVEKKYFGGKNKSCKGNLIIENKAKIEQETENFKIDRVTPVFSRALQQARINKKLTQAQLARLVNESESVIKEYENGKAIPNNVIIQKSKCSMYNAHGYLSLLLVIVKKKIIIIITIIIIIIINNNNNNNNNNNNNNNNNNNNNNNNNNNNNNNNNNNNNNNNNNNNNNNNNNNNNNNKYIYIYIYFNPFV; translated from the exons ATGGATCATCAAGACCTTAAGCCGGTAATATGGCATAAAACCGAAAAAAAGCCGAaaccaaaaaatattcaagaGGCTAGAAAATTAGGTATAGATGTAGAAgtagaaaagaaatattttggcggtaaaaataaatcatgtAAAGgtaatttaataatagaaaataaagcGAAAATTGAACAAGAGACAgagaattttaaaattgataGAGTTACTCCTGTTTTTTCAAGAGCTTTACAACAAGctagaataaataaaaaattaacacaaGCTCAGTTAGCTCGACTCGTTAATGAAAGTGAATCGgttataaaagaatatgaaaatgGAAAAGCAATACCAAATAATGTCATTATTCAAAA GAGTAAATGCAGCATGTACAACGCACATGGATATTTATCATTACTTCTTGTAatagtaaagaaaaaaataataataataataacaataataataataataataattaataataataataataataataataataataataataataataataataataataataataataataataataataataataataataataataataataataataataataataataataataataataataataataataataataataataataataacaataaatatatatatatatatatatattttaacccATTTGTGTAG
- a CDS encoding hypothetical protein (conserved Plasmodium protein) produces MHIIQEKLCKIKKLLELQRFQKDESRENLIKLLRELYLIYMFYDTEDTSKILKSSKEQKKSILRLLLVHVDSENHTNNGEKILMINLIKLIEKKTAKLFSCYPNIWKGHNSSFFFYILSTQYEDRNLNTNFFAVLKYSENVYTNIYISSLLFSSDHFLIKKKTLKFIFYKYVLYNGNKNVPTQIDNNEKKEEKEDILNKKANFANFLTGENDYINMSEQMSCFFFSVIAHLIKQDYIALLKKRKKENDEVWLKRTKKQMEKGKGNTKTNYINKMIHYVVSKNIFDSHFNHLEGTIFSENIKLNEKNNTCKNNSSDDEEYDKKNKKLRTIKKENMYYNTEKDTILCCEIRNYYDENFLKSIFLYVKNLFEEYEKLLTQESYETKINKNYISCFLTQCVTILFNICCLNSDLINNSYDLIRNIKRKLPNYMNTSIVVSIAEFILFFSSEEQFVNVSNYLFIFISKEYKNYLTAITFFDFIRKNINILNKRKFFFKKYCFVILKIYFYHYRIFNNDLIYFLPHLIYENNYKDVFSFLLHAPLLLDNENVERAVGANLFKKTNKILQLHNGFKEPCEEGKEKVLVLELDNLQFIREAKCKRKVMDIVQNMHKYFKIYFEAILSSEQEWIIEITKVILHKLRCSYILEMLNRESIKEILKSLNDIINSNSRILLILKNEFINLLRNESNYYFLINTKVLEMLAQNIKHMNINYVKIEDYYITLNSLFSNENFNQLKFWVSLIHAFTNIALYCHDLSNNILNTYKNFISQNNVTLIIKHAVIENINIIKNVAYAKNVS; encoded by the exons atgcatataatacAAGAAAAACTGtgtaagataaaaaaattactagaATTGCAGAGATTTCAAAAAGATGAATCAAgagaaaatttaattaaattgcTTAgggaattatatttaatctACATGTTTTATGATACTGAAGATACgagtaaaattttaaaa AGTAGCAAAGAGCAGAAAAAATCAATTTTACGTCTACTGCTTGTTCATGTAGATAGCGAAAATCATACGAACAATggagaaaaaattttaatgataaatttaataaaattaattgaaaAGAAAACGGCTAAACTCTTTTCTTGCTATCCAAACATATGGAAAGGACAtaactcttctttttttttttatatattatcaacTCAATATGAGGATAGAAATTTAAATACCAACTTTTTTGcagttttaaaatattcggaaaatgtgtatacaaatatatacatatcttCATTACTATTTAGTTCTGACCATTTTTTAATCAAGaaaaaaactttaaaatttattttttacaagtatgttttatataatggaaataaaaatgtacccACACAAATTGATAACAAtgagaaaaaggaagaaaaagaggatatacttaataaaaaagcgAATTTTGCTAACTTCTTAACGGGAGAAAATgactatataaatatgtcaGAACAAATGAGTTGCTTCTTCTTTTCCGTAATAGCTCATTTGATTAAGCAAGACTACATTGCGCTTCTCAAAAAAag gAAAAAAGAGAATGATGAAGTTTGGCTAAAGcgaacaaaaaaacaaatggaGAAAGGAAAAGGGAACACAAAAACTAATTACATCAATAAAATGATTCATTATGTAgttagtaaaaatattttcgaTAGTCACTTTAATCATTTAGAGGGTACTATATTtagtgaaaatataaaattaaatgaaaagaataatacATGTAAAAACAATTCTTCAGATGACGAagaatatgataaaaaaaataaaaaattaagaaccataaaaaaagaaaatatgtattataatacAGAAAAAGATACAATTCTATGCTGTgaaataagaaattattatgatGAAAACTTtctaaaaagtatatttttatatgtaaaaaatttgtttgaagagtatgaaaaattattaacacaaGAGAGTTACGAAACTAAGATAAATAAGAATTACATTTCTTGCTTCCTAACCCAATGTGTAACAATTTTGTTTAACATATGTTGTCTTAACTcagatttaataaataattcgtATGATTTAAtcagaaatataaaaaggaaattaccaaattatatgaatactTCTATTGTTGTTTCAATAGCtgagtttatattattcttttcttcCGAAGAACAATTTGTTAACGTatcaaattatttatttatatttatctcaaaagaatacaaaaattatttaacagccataactttttttgattttatcaggaaaaatattaacatacttaataagagaaaatttttttttaaaaaatattgttttgtaattttgaaaatatatttttaccattacagaatatttaataatgacttaatttattttttgccacatttaatatatgaaaataattataaggatgtgttttcttttcttttgcaTGCTCCCCTTTTATTAGATAACGAAAATGTG GAGAGAGCCGTAGGTGCGAATCTATTCaaaaaaacgaataaaatattacaactGCATAACGGATTCAAGGAGCCATGTGAAGAAG GTAAGGAAAAAGTATTAGTTCTGGAATTAGACAATCTTCAATTTATCAG GGAAGcaaaatgtaaaagaaaaGTCATGGATATAGTGCAAAacatgcataaatattttaagattTATTTTGAGGCTATTTTATCAAGCGAACAAGAATGGATAATTGAAATAACAAAAGtgatattacataaattaagatgttcatatattcttGAAATGTTAAATAGGGAAagtataaaagaaatattaaaaagtttaaatgatataattaatagTAATTCAAGAATACtgttaattttgaaaaatgaatttataaatttgttaaGAAATGaatcaaattattattttttaataaatacaaaagtaCTGGAAATGTTAGCACAAAATATTAAGCATATGaatattaattatgttaAAATTGAAGATTATTACATAACATtgaattctttattttcaaatgaaaattttaatcaaTTAAAATTTTGGGTATCTTTAATTCATGCTTTTACAAACATAGCGTTATATTGCCACGATCTGTCTAATAACATtctaaatacatataaaaatttcatttctcAAAATAATGTTAccttaataataaaacatgctgtgattgaaaatattaatattataaaaaacgtAGCATATGCTAAAAATGTAAGTTAA
- a CDS encoding bifunctional farnesyl/geranylgeranyl diphosphate synthase yields MEKEVNNEEVDGGLAFFRSVSAVMYDKYRDAFISHINEYILEDHIKEHISKYYKLLFDYNCLGGKNIRGILVILIYEYVKNRDINSSEWEKAACLAWCIEILQASFLVADDIMDKGETRRNKYCWYLLKEVETKNAVNDVLLLYNAIYKLIELYLRNESCYVDIIASFRDATLKTIIGQHLDANIFSEKYSDISRNIDVNNINVSEQSLININMINFKVYQNIVIHKTAYYSFFLPIVCGMQLAGISLDNLIYKKVENISVLMGEYFQIHDDFMDYFGDEEKTGKVGSDIQNNKLTWPLIKTFELCSESDKIKIIKNYGKNNRECVKVIDSMYEQYDIKYHYSEYEKEQKEKIQKAICELQHEGIEYVLKYLLDILFTGA; encoded by the exons ATGGAAAAGGAGGTAAATAACGAAGAAGTGGATGGAGGATTAGCCTTTTTTAGAAGTGTGAGTGCTGTT aTGTATGACAAATACAGGGATGCTTTCATAAGCCATATTAACGAATACATACTAGAAGATCACATAAAGGAAcacatttcaaaatattacaaaCTTTTATTTGATTACAACTGCTTAG ggggaaaaaatataagaggCATTTtggttattttaatttatgaatatgtaaaaaataggGACATTAACAGTTCAGAGTGGGAGAAGGCTGCTTGTTTAG CCTGGTGCATAGAAATTTTACAGGCGTCGTTCCTAGTGGCCGATGACATAATGGACAAAGGAGAAACGAGGAGAAACAAATATTGTTG GTATCTATTGAAAGAAGTTGAAACGAAAAACGCCGTGAATGACGTTCTCCTTTTGTATAATGCCATTTACAA GTTAATTGAGCTGTATTTGCGAAACGAAAGCTGCTACGTTGACATTATAGCCTCCTTCAGAGACGCTACTTTAAAAACTATTATTGGCCAACACCTAGATGCGAATATATTTTCTGAAAAATACTCAGACATAAGTAGAAATATTGACGTTAACAATATTAATGTTTCAGAACAGTcacttattaatattaatatgatCAATTTTAAAGTTTATCAAAATATAGTTATTCATAAAACTGCATattattctttctttttaccTATTGTGTGTG GTATGCAGCTAGCTGGAATATCTCTAGATAACttaatttacaaaaaggTTGAGAATATATCTGTTTTGATGGGCGAGTATTTTCAA ATTCATGACGATTTTATGGATTATTTTGGAGACGAGGAAAAAACGGGGAAAGTTGGATCGGacatacaaaataataaattaaccTGGCCACTAATAAAA ACTTTTGAGCTATGTTCCGAATCagacaaaattaaaataataaaaaattacggGAAAAATAATAGAGAGTGTGTTAAAGTTATTGATAGTATGTATGAGCAATATGACATAAAATACCATTACAGTGAGTATGAGAAGGagcaaaaggaaaaaatacaaaa GGCTATATGCGAGTTGCAACACGAAG GTATTGAATAtgtgttaaaatatttgctGGACATTTTATTTACTGGTGCGTAG
- a CDS encoding hypothetical protein (conserved Plasmodium protein) yields the protein MWNFINYNNDQGNDNAANNNFTLWNILGYAVRRKEKKEKKKDKQNEEEENNEDNNNAKSEKHSDKELVDETVAELVKEPVDETAWDTVNDSADDSEKEKKKEKEKEKEKKKEKEKEKEKKKEKEKEKEKKKEKERKKEIHLSAENRNISPFLSDLSSYADYYPSDEGTNKYNLNINSESLPSNEKREVAFSQGVEVGIEEREVEPEGVIVEDNVGVEKDVLEIDEFGDKNKAGESLEQPQTREKENSVFPLANEWFFDKIKEMLEPTMNQESIGELITNKYNSFNEANSGIFDLIENLLVRTSTQDKMDINKKQKNNYIYHHYNSMDCSNNDDYNFINYSIYCINKELATNVELEATKMMKIYNHAFNNFKKDINFKDDVYKDLVNDCEEFSTLIIVDEKDEKKKKKKEYQNLTSYF from the exons ATGTGGAACTTTATTAACTACAACAATGACCAGGGAAACGACAAT GCAGCGAACAACAATTTTACCCTTTGGAACATATTAGGATATGCGGTAagaagaaaagagaaaaaagaaaaaaaaaag GATAAACAGAACgaagaggaagaaaataatgaagataataataatgcaaaaaGTGAGAAGCATTCAGATAAAGAACTCGTTGACGAAACAGTAGCTGAACTGGTAAAAGAACCCGTCGACGAAACTGCTTGGGATACTGTGAATGATAGTGCTGATGATTCA gaaaaggaaaaaaaaaaagaaaaggaaaaggaaaaggaaaaaaaaaaggaaaaggaaaaggaaaaggaaaaaaaaaaggaaaaggaaaaggaaaaggaaaaaaaaaaggaaaaggaaagaaaaaaagaaatacacCTAAGTGcagaaaatagaaatatatcaCCATTTCTAAGTGACCTGAGCTCATATGCGGACTACTACCCAAGTGATGAGGgtacaaataaatacaatttaaACATAAACAGTGAAAGTCTTCCTTCGAATGAGAAAAGAGAAGTAGCTTTTTCCCAAGGGGTAGAAGTGGGAATTGAGGAGAGAGAGGTAGAACCGGAAGGAGTAATAGTAGAGGATAACGTGGGAGTAGAAAAAGATGTGCTAGAGATAGACGAATTTGGAGACAAGAACAAAGCGGGAGAATCGCTGGAACAGCCACAGACGCGGGAAAAAGAGAATTCTGTTTTTCCCTTGGCAAATGAGTGGTTCTTCgataaaataaaggaaatgCTTGAACCGACAATGAACCAAGAAAGTATAGGGGAACTAATAACAAACAAGTATAACAGCTTCAATGAAGCGAATTCAGGAATATTTGACTTGATAGAAAACTTATTAGTACGTACAAGTACCCAGGATAAAAtggatataaataaaaaacaaaaaaataattatatttatcatcATTACAATTCAATGGACTGCTCAAATAATGatgattataattttattaattattctatttattgtattaataaagaattaGCTACGAATGTAGAACTAGAAGCAACTAAAATGATGAAGATTTATAATCAtgcttttaataattttaaaaaagatataaatttcAAGGATGATGTTTATAAAGATCTGGTAAACGACTGCGAAGAATTCTCCACCTTAATAATAGTAGAcgaaaaagatgaaaaaaaaaaaaaaaaaaaagaataccAAAACTTGACTTCATACttctaa